GGTGAAACTCCCCAGACAGCCGAATGCGCAGGCTCTGCTCCCCCTGCTCGGCCGCCTGATGTTCCTTCTCCAGGTGTTCCTGCAGCAGCTTTTTCTCCCGCAGAGTGCACTTGCTGGCCAGTTCCCGCACCAGCTCGGCCTCGATCAGCCGGCGGGCCTGAAAAATATCCCGGGCCTCTTCCGGCGAGGGCTCGGTCACGAAGGCACCGCTGTTGGGCACCAGATTAACCAGCTTGTCGTGTGATAACTGCAGCAGCAGCTTGCGCACAAAGCCCCGGCTGAGCCCAAAGGTTTCACATAACTCCTCTTCCTTCAGCCGCGTGCCCGGCAGCAGCTTGTGGGCGACAATGGCCTCCCAGATACGCTGGTAAACCTTGTCCAGATCATTGTTTTTATTGTTCATGGGCGTTTCCTGTGTGCTCGTTGCTTAACCAAAGATTAACATGGCTTTGCATTGTCAACAATCATGCCCACATTTGTTAAAAACAATAAAAAAGCGACCTCACCGAGGCCGCTTTTCGCCACAACGTGTCAGCCCCGGCTGCGGGAAGCAAGCCAGTAATAGAACAGGCCGCCCAGCGCCGCGCCGATCAGCCAGCCGTAGCCATTGAGATCGGCCAGGGCCGGCACCCAGACGGTGGCGATGGAAAACAGCGCCGCCAGACCAAAGGCTGTCAGCGCCTTTTTGTTCCAGCCGTTCTGGTAAAAATAGGCCCCTTCAGGATCCCGGGAAAACAGCTGCTGCATGTTCAGTTGCTGTCGCTTCACCAGGTAGTAATCCACCACGATGATGCCGTAGAAGGGCGCCACTATGGCTCCCAGCGCATTGACGAAGCCGGGAATACCAATCTGGCTTATCACCGACACCCAGAGCGCGCCCACAAAGAAGGCAACCACGGCGGTGATCAGGCCGCCGATGCGAAAACTGATCGCCCTGGGAAACAGGTTGGCCAGGTCATAGGCCGGCGGAATAAAGTTGGCCACCAGGTTGATGCCCACGGTGGCGGCAAAGAAGGTCAGCGCCGCAATAATGGTCAGGGGCAGCGAGTCCACCCGCTCCACGATGTCGGCGGGGTTGGTGAGCGCCTCGCCAAACAGCACCAGGGTGCCGGCGGTGATGATCAGGGCGATAAAGGAGAAAAAGGCCACGTTGAGGGGCAATCCCACCAGGTTGCCGATTTTCATCTCCCGCTCGCTGCGTACAAAGCGGGTGAAGTCGCCGAAGTTGATCACCACGGCGGCAAAATAGGCCACCATGGTGCCGACAATGGCGGTAAAGGCCGCCAGGTCGCTGCCCTGGTAGTCGCCGCCGCCATCAAAGATGGTGGCCACCGCCGGCAACAGCTGATCACCGGCCTGATACCAGACGATGG
The nucleotide sequence above comes from Oceanimonas doudoroffii. Encoded proteins:
- a CDS encoding GntR family transcriptional regulator, giving the protein MNNKNNDLDKVYQRIWEAIVAHKLLPGTRLKEEELCETFGLSRGFVRKLLLQLSHDKLVNLVPNSGAFVTEPSPEEARDIFQARRLIEAELVRELASKCTLREKKLLQEHLEKEHQAAEQGEQSLRIRLSGEFHLLIGKLANKPVLTSFLHEIIPRSSLIVALYQSGARKGHHHGIRPSCGDHNELLEAIAGHHTERAVQLMIDHLNDIEAQLQLEPQTEEDVNLKHIFADL
- a CDS encoding NCS1 family nucleobase:cation symporter-1, giving the protein MDDKQLEITHHDPLLYNEDLAPIKHSDRSWGWFEIFNVWSNDIQSLFGYTLAASLFLSYGLNGWAVMAAIVLAGVIVMVLVNLTGKPSVKYGIPFPVMIRSSMGVRGANFPALLRAIIGIFWYGVQTYFASTAVTLLLTALWGAGDSQYLGLSGTAWLSFVIVWLFQIMLFWQGIDKIKIFLNWAGPLVYVVMLALMAIVWYQAGDQLLPAVATIFDGGGDYQGSDLAAFTAIVGTMVAYFAAVVINFGDFTRFVRSEREMKIGNLVGLPLNVAFFSFIALIITAGTLVLFGEALTNPADIVERVDSLPLTIIAALTFFAATVGINLVANFIPPAYDLANLFPRAISFRIGGLITAVVAFFVGALWVSVISQIGIPGFVNALGAIVAPFYGIIVVDYYLVKRQQLNMQQLFSRDPEGAYFYQNGWNKKALTAFGLAALFSIATVWVPALADLNGYGWLIGAALGGLFYYWLASRSRG